In Pocillopora verrucosa isolate sample1 chromosome 13, ASM3666991v2, whole genome shotgun sequence, one genomic interval encodes:
- the LOC131797007 gene encoding protein PALS2-like isoform X2, with amino-acid sequence MVEPTESEQEQSSEVQTVLKSLDDPKTAGLILEEQANALKSILGDPSVLKLVRAHDKLEEGRKQVETPNTAELAREVTTELEPQVANDDSAAELSGLLQEPHFMALLEVHDNVAFKKYASPPASPGPTDEAGTMNGFGGQPIRMVGLHKQPKKPLGMTLVVEKGELVVARIIHGGMIDRQGLLHVGDRIKEVNGRDMSGNPKELQDLLRESTGKIFLKVIPTSLEAPALSQVFVRAHFDYDPEKDKIIPCKDAGLSFKIGDVLQIVEQEDPNWWQAKRTDGTDEAGIIPSQICEERRRSFVKKDRPGSGFLCGSKKKQKIMYKSAKNADFDRHEMIIYEEVAKMPPFHRKTLVLVGAQGVGRRTLKNRIILSDRARFGTTIPHTTREPREGEENGKGYNFVSREEMEQDIRAGKYLEHGDYEGNLYGTKVDSIREVMRSGKMCILDVNSTALKILKTPEFMPFVVFIASPLIDNLREIHKRATSEGTITKKQTDEDLQRTAEESEKLFNSYSHYFDKVIVNDDLDKALSQLKDCIEGLSSEPQWVPVSWVY; translated from the exons ATGGTGGAACCAACCGAGTCAGAACAGGAGCAGAGCTCTGAAG TGCAGACTGTGCTGAAGTCGCTTGATGATCCAAAAACAGCTGGACTTATCCTTGAAGAACAAGCAAATGCTTTGAAGAGTATTCTAGGAGATCCCTCTGTGTTGAAACTTGTCAGG GCACATGACAAACTTGAAGAAGGTCGCAAGCAAGTTGAGACCCCAAACACAGCAGAGCTTGCAAGGGAG GTTACCACAGAACTTGAGCCACAAGTGGCAAATGATGATAGTGCAGCTGAGTTGTCTGGTCTCCTGCAAGAGCCTCATTTCATG GCATTATTGGAAGTTCATGATAATGTCGCATTCAAGAAGTACGCATCACCACCTGCTTCTCCTGGACCGACTGACGAGGCTGGTACTATGAATGGCTTTGGTGGGCAGCCCATCAGAATGGTTGGCTTACATAAGCAGCCTAAGAAACCACTG gGGATGACATTAGTTGTAGAGAAAGGAGAACTTGTTGTTGCAAGGATTATTCATGGAGGGATGATTGACAGACAAG GGCTTCTTCATGTTGGAGACAGAATTAAGGAAGTGAATGGAAGAGACATGAGTGGAAATCCTAAAGAACTTCAAGATTTATTG cgTGAATCCACAGGAAAAATCTTTCTGAAAGTTATTCCAACTAGTCTGGAGGCACCAGCTTTGAGCCAG GTCTTTGTTCGGGCTCACTTTGACTATGACCCAGAGAAGGACAAAATAATTCCCTGCAAAGATGCTGGCTTGTCATTCAAAATTGGCGATGTGCTACAGATTGTCGAACAGGAGGATCCCAATTGGTGGCAG GCTAAGAGGACTGATGGCACAGACGAAGCAGGGATTATTCCCAGCCAAATTTGTGAGGAAAG GAGAAGATCGTTTGTCAAGAAGGATAGACCTGGTAGTGGATTCT TGTGTGGTAGCAAAAAGAAGCAGAAGATAATGTACAAGTCTGCAAAAAATGCTG ATTTCGATAGACACGAAATGATCATCTATGAAGAAGTTGCCAAGATGCCACCTTTCCACCGCAAGACTCTAGTACTTGTTG GTGCTCAAGGTGTGGGTCGAAGAACATTGAAAAACAGGATCATCCTGTCTGACAGGGCGAGATTTGGTACTACAATACCCC ACACAACACGTGAGCCACGAGAAGGCGAAGAAAATGGCAAAGGTTACAACTTTGTAAGCCGAGAAGAAATGGAGCAAGACATCAGAGCTGGAAAGTATCTGGAACATGGCGACTATGAGGGAAACTTGTATGGAACTAAGGTCGACAGTATTCGTGAAGTCATGCGCTCAGGGAAAATGTGTATTCTGGATGTTAATTCTACG GCTCTAAAGATTCTGAAGACTCCAGAATTCATGCCGTTTGTCGTATTTATTGCTTCGCCACTCATTGATAACCTGAGGGAAATTCATAAGCGAGCTACATCAGAGGGAACTATCACCAAGAAACAGACG gaCGAAGATCTTCAGAGGACAGCCGAGGAATCAGAGAAGCTTTTCAACAGCTACTCGCATTATTTTGATAAAGTCATTGTGAATGACGACCTTGATAAAGCCTTGTCTCAACTCAAGGATTGTATCGAAGGGCTCAGCTCTGAGCCGCAATGGGTCCCAGTCAGCTGGGTTTACTGA
- the LOC131797007 gene encoding protein PALS2-like isoform X1 translates to MVEPTESEQEQSSEAVQTVLKSLDDPKTAGLILEEQANALKSILGDPSVLKLVRAHDKLEEGRKQVETPNTAELAREVTTELEPQVANDDSAAELSGLLQEPHFMALLEVHDNVAFKKYASPPASPGPTDEAGTMNGFGGQPIRMVGLHKQPKKPLGMTLVVEKGELVVARIIHGGMIDRQGLLHVGDRIKEVNGRDMSGNPKELQDLLRESTGKIFLKVIPTSLEAPALSQVFVRAHFDYDPEKDKIIPCKDAGLSFKIGDVLQIVEQEDPNWWQAKRTDGTDEAGIIPSQICEERRRSFVKKDRPGSGFLCGSKKKQKIMYKSAKNADFDRHEMIIYEEVAKMPPFHRKTLVLVGAQGVGRRTLKNRIILSDRARFGTTIPHTTREPREGEENGKGYNFVSREEMEQDIRAGKYLEHGDYEGNLYGTKVDSIREVMRSGKMCILDVNSTALKILKTPEFMPFVVFIASPLIDNLREIHKRATSEGTITKKQTDEDLQRTAEESEKLFNSYSHYFDKVIVNDDLDKALSQLKDCIEGLSSEPQWVPVSWVY, encoded by the exons ATGGTGGAACCAACCGAGTCAGAACAGGAGCAGAGCTCTGAAG CAGTGCAGACTGTGCTGAAGTCGCTTGATGATCCAAAAACAGCTGGACTTATCCTTGAAGAACAAGCAAATGCTTTGAAGAGTATTCTAGGAGATCCCTCTGTGTTGAAACTTGTCAGG GCACATGACAAACTTGAAGAAGGTCGCAAGCAAGTTGAGACCCCAAACACAGCAGAGCTTGCAAGGGAG GTTACCACAGAACTTGAGCCACAAGTGGCAAATGATGATAGTGCAGCTGAGTTGTCTGGTCTCCTGCAAGAGCCTCATTTCATG GCATTATTGGAAGTTCATGATAATGTCGCATTCAAGAAGTACGCATCACCACCTGCTTCTCCTGGACCGACTGACGAGGCTGGTACTATGAATGGCTTTGGTGGGCAGCCCATCAGAATGGTTGGCTTACATAAGCAGCCTAAGAAACCACTG gGGATGACATTAGTTGTAGAGAAAGGAGAACTTGTTGTTGCAAGGATTATTCATGGAGGGATGATTGACAGACAAG GGCTTCTTCATGTTGGAGACAGAATTAAGGAAGTGAATGGAAGAGACATGAGTGGAAATCCTAAAGAACTTCAAGATTTATTG cgTGAATCCACAGGAAAAATCTTTCTGAAAGTTATTCCAACTAGTCTGGAGGCACCAGCTTTGAGCCAG GTCTTTGTTCGGGCTCACTTTGACTATGACCCAGAGAAGGACAAAATAATTCCCTGCAAAGATGCTGGCTTGTCATTCAAAATTGGCGATGTGCTACAGATTGTCGAACAGGAGGATCCCAATTGGTGGCAG GCTAAGAGGACTGATGGCACAGACGAAGCAGGGATTATTCCCAGCCAAATTTGTGAGGAAAG GAGAAGATCGTTTGTCAAGAAGGATAGACCTGGTAGTGGATTCT TGTGTGGTAGCAAAAAGAAGCAGAAGATAATGTACAAGTCTGCAAAAAATGCTG ATTTCGATAGACACGAAATGATCATCTATGAAGAAGTTGCCAAGATGCCACCTTTCCACCGCAAGACTCTAGTACTTGTTG GTGCTCAAGGTGTGGGTCGAAGAACATTGAAAAACAGGATCATCCTGTCTGACAGGGCGAGATTTGGTACTACAATACCCC ACACAACACGTGAGCCACGAGAAGGCGAAGAAAATGGCAAAGGTTACAACTTTGTAAGCCGAGAAGAAATGGAGCAAGACATCAGAGCTGGAAAGTATCTGGAACATGGCGACTATGAGGGAAACTTGTATGGAACTAAGGTCGACAGTATTCGTGAAGTCATGCGCTCAGGGAAAATGTGTATTCTGGATGTTAATTCTACG GCTCTAAAGATTCTGAAGACTCCAGAATTCATGCCGTTTGTCGTATTTATTGCTTCGCCACTCATTGATAACCTGAGGGAAATTCATAAGCGAGCTACATCAGAGGGAACTATCACCAAGAAACAGACG gaCGAAGATCTTCAGAGGACAGCCGAGGAATCAGAGAAGCTTTTCAACAGCTACTCGCATTATTTTGATAAAGTCATTGTGAATGACGACCTTGATAAAGCCTTGTCTCAACTCAAGGATTGTATCGAAGGGCTCAGCTCTGAGCCGCAATGGGTCCCAGTCAGCTGGGTTTACTGA
- the LOC131797003 gene encoding myotubularin-related protein 10, producing MAALRSDSPMMDDGYPQPSLLPGEIVVAKAINVLRFQTMADRKSGISGVLYATNFRMSFLTRNPSAETKLNSVFQSNPDLTEAGEMYSDMQREMHIPQTCIDEISYYSSSTAEGSKIKKVVPGSRMSTKVHSLEIRCKDFRVVRFGLKFTPKKDHQTMVNAISHYKAPSSIVLLFAFPYSRAQNSLENGKARLNTIPTFRSLPDWLNELSRLQVDDTWRVAAVNNKFQTCPSLSEMFVVLASLSDLDINRMSLHYVNSRLPIWCWSHPRTGVPMLYSGAGRPDSIFLEKEETSFFQALSSIPSNTEHKEVKVIDTTKICATTKDLQQSFLKVRELCVLETSKEFWSIDPHWLSSLETSRWLNYVRLSLVAAMNVVRSICNDRSPVIIKETGGRDFAVVVASLAQLILDPYYRTIRGFQTLIQKMWVLGGHQFLLRCNHTIQPTQEIDKEESGESPVFLHFIDCVYQLTQQFPSAFEFSETYLHALLDTVHACMFDTFLFDSEKQRSEMCQVELKGNPMASLWEFVAEQLAESRNSGPYLNPLFEYRNYLDEDENGVNEESVYLRVNTLAPGIKFWSGRYLRWLPTVHVSTGMGENSSLQFQQMILVNELRVLRHRLAVNKYEQTPDANSIDGHKIRGLDSTDFEFSTDFSLDLEASKLLTSSMPFIGDLALSKYYTGDLPSANGSSNNTVDVGKF from the exons ATGGCAGCCCTAAGGAGTGATTCTCCCATGATGGATGATGGATATCCTCAGCCATCACTTTTACCTGGAGAAATTGTTGTTGCTAAGGCTATCAATGTGCTCCGATTTCAAACAATGGCAGATCGGAAGTCTGGGATATCTGGAGTGCTGTATGCAACCAACTTCCGTATGTCCTTCTTGACAAGAAACCCAAGTGCAGAAACGAAACTTAACTCTGTGTTTCAGTCAAATCCTGATTTAACTGAAGCTGGAGAAATGTACTCAGATATGCAAAGAGAAATGCACATTCCACAAACTTGTATAGATGAGATTTCTTATTATTCAAGTTCCACTGCAGAAGGatcaaaaattaagaaagtggTTCCTGGATCACGCATGTCTACTAAAGTTCATTCCTTGGAAATCCGTTGCAAGGACTTTAGAGTGGTAAGATTTGGCTTAAAATTTACTCCCAAAAAAGATCATCAAACCATGGTGAATGCAATTTCCCATTACAAGGCACCAAGCTCCATTGTTCTGTTGTTTGCGTTCCCCTATAGTAGAGCACAAAACTCTTTGGAAAATGGCAAAGCCAGGCTGAACACCATTCCAACTTTTCGATCTCTTCCTGATTGGCTGAATGAGTTGAGCAGGCTCCAGGTTGATGACACATGGCGAGTAGCAGCTGTCAACAATAAATTCCAGACATGTCCATCATTGTCAGAGATGTTTGTTGTACTTGCATCCTTGTCAGATTTGGACATCAACAGGATGTCACTTCATTATGTTAATTCTCGTCTTCCAATTTGGTGCTGGAGTCACCCTCGCACAGGAGTACCAATGCTTTACAGTGGTGCAGGAAG accAGATAGTATATTTCTTGAGAAGGAAGAAACATCCTTCTTCCAAGCATTATCATCAATTCCAAGCAACACTGAACACAAAGAGGTCAAGGTGATTGATACAACAAAGATATGTGCAACCACAAAAGACCTACAACAGAGCTTCCTCAAGGTCAGAGAGCTGTGTGTGTTGGAGACAAGCAAGGAGTTTTGGAGCATTGATCCTCATTGGCTTTCAAGTCTGGAAACATCAAG ATGGCTGAATTATGTTCGGTTGTCCCTTGTTGCTGCTATGAATGTTGTGCGGTCAATCTGTAATGACCGGTCACCAGTTATTATCAAGGAAACTGGGGGTCGTGATTTTGCTGTGGTTGTAGCAAGTCTTGCTCAGCTCATTTTGGATCCATATTACAGAACAATAAGAGGGTTCCAGACCCTTATCCAGAAAATGTGGGTGCTTGGAGGACATCAGTTTCTCTTGCGCTGTAATCACACCATTCAGCCTACCCAGGAAATTGACAAGGAAGAGTCCGGAGAGTCACCAGTGTTCCTTCATTTTATTGATTGTGTGTATCAACTCACTCAGCAGTTTCCATCTGCATTTGAATTCTCTGAGACATATCTTCATGCTCTTCTTGACACTGTACATGCATGCATGTTTGACACATTCTTGTTTGACTCTGAGAAGCAAAGATCAGAGATGTGTCAAGTGGAATTAAAAGGAAACCCCATGGCATCCTTGTGGGAGTTTGTTGCAGAGCAGCTTGCTGAATCAAGAAACTCAGGGCCTTATCTTAATCCACTGTTTGAGTACAGAAATTATTTGgatgaagatgaaaatggaGTGAATGAGGAGTCTGTTTACTTAAGAGTGAACACCCTTGCTCCAGGTATAAAATTCTGGTCGGGGCGTTACCTAAGATGGCTCCCCACAGTTCACGTGAGCACAGGAATGGGAGAGAACTCCTCATTGCAATTCCAGCAGATGATCCTTGTGAATGAATTAAGGGTGTTGCGGCATCGTTTGGCTGTCAACAAGTATGAGCAAACTCCTGATGCAAACTCAATTGATGGACACAAAATTCGTGGTCTGGACTCCACTGATTTTGAATTTAGCACTGATTTTAGTTTGGACTTGGAAGCAAGCAAACTACTCACTTCTAGCATGCCATTTATTGGAGATCTGGCCCTAAGCAAGTATTACACTGGAGATTTGCCATCAGCAAATGGATCTTCCAACAATACAGTTGATGTTGGAAAGTTTTGA
- the LOC131797002 gene encoding S-adenosylmethionine-dependent nucleotide dehydratase RSAD2-like, with translation MAEDSLLSLLLSILIPIAFIIIVIFSLIKNFLPRRKVKEAKCDASKEIPTSPDKDLGRRRTRVGLRGNELHSSALSTDKIIPRSVNYHFTRQCNYKCGFCFHTAKTSSVLPIDEAKRGLMMLKEAGMEKINFSGGEPFIYKRGEFVGELTRYCKEDLKMQSVSIVCNGSLVTERWFSKYGEFLDIMAVSCDSFDEEKNRQIGRHQSGKGNLKCLQNIRDWCKQYHVAFKINTVVNTFNVDEDMTERIEELAPIRWKVFQCLLIEGENCGTDALRQAQKFVISDDEFNHFVERHSKLSCLVPESNEKMQNSYLILDEFMRFLDCRSGAKTPSKSLLDVGVEDAINASGFDEQMFFRRGGKYTWSKADMDLEW, from the exons ATGGCTGAAGATAGTTTGTTGTCTCTCCTACTCTCCATTTTGATTCCTATTGCATTCATTATTATCGTTATCTTTTCTTTGATCAAGAATTTTCTTCCACGAAGAAAAGTTAAAGAGGCGAAATGTGACGCTTCGAAAGAAATACCAACAAGTCCTGACAAAGATTTGGGCCGAAGAAGAACGCGCGTTGGCCTACGAGGAAATGAGCTGCACTCTAGCGCTCTTTCTACAGATAAAATCATTCCTCGAAGTGTCAACTATCACTTTACAAGACAGTGCAACTACAAATGTGGCTTCTGCTTCCATACCGCAAAAACTTCATCCGTTCTACCAATTGACGAGGCGAAACGAGGATTAATGATGCTCAAAGAGGCAG gGATGGAAAAAATCAACTTTTCTGGAGGAGAACCTTTTATCTACAAACGTGGCGAATTTGTTGGAGAACTGACGCGTTATTGTAAGGAGGATCTGAAGATGCAGTCTGTCTCAATCGTGTGCAATGGAAGCCTAGTTACGGAACGATGGTTTTCCAAATATG GAGAATTTCTGGATATAATGGCTGTGTCGTGTGACAGTTTTGACGAGGAGAAAAATCGTCAGATTGGACGTCATCAGTCTGGGAAGGGAAACCTGAAGTGTTTACAGAATATACGTGATTGGTGCAAACAGTACCACGTGGCTTTCAAGATCAACACGGTGGTTAACACGTTTAACGTTGACGAGGATATGACCGAGCGCATCGAGGAACTCGCCCCAATTCGTTGGAAG GTTTTCCAGTGTCTGCTCATCGAGGGAGAAAACTGTGGTACAGATGCGTTGCGACAAGCACAAAAGTTTGTAATTTCTGATGATGAATTCAATCATTTTGTTGAAAGACACTCCAAGTTAAGTTGTCTTGTTCCtgaatcaaatgaaaag atGCAGAATTCGTATCTCATTCTAGACGAGTTT ATGCGTTTCCTGGACTGTAGATCTGGCGCAAAAACTCCATCCAAATCTCTGCTAGATGTGGGAGTTGAAGACGCCATAAATGCAAGTGGATTTGATGAACAGATGTTCTTCAGACGAGGAGGAAAATACACGTGGAGTAAGGCGGACATGGATCTGGAATGGTAG